One region of Glycine max cultivar Williams 82 chromosome 9, Glycine_max_v4.0, whole genome shotgun sequence genomic DNA includes:
- the LOC121172860 gene encoding uncharacterized protein encodes MDIPLRSTRKYLFKKTDLLRLRELASLVSDPVDFQAHHGKLLRILRVDVEEGCLETLVQFYDPLYHCFTFPDYQLVPTLEEYSYLVGLPVPDKIPFHGFEPTPKPSDIAAALHLKTSIIQANLTSKGGLQGLPTHFLYQQASIFAEAASILAFHSILALLIYGLLLFPNIDNFIDINAIKIFLTKNPVPTLLADTYHSIHDRTQAGRGTISCCAPLLYQWFTFHLPQSRAFKTNDDKLSWPRRIMTLDPSDIVWYQAASDVGEIIVSCGEYPNVPLLGMRGGISYNPLLARRQFGYPIKTKPNNLALTNEFYLNHGDHSNKRERFAQAWSAIRRLNRSQLGKKSDYVHESYTQWVIDRTKSFGLPYRLPRYLSSTIPPSSLPIPFDTKEEFHEQLTKERQEKETWKRRYQGLEQENEILKGKIAQQSRELFIQNQRMIEKDDLLRRKDALLHRDARRKRRFMDLFSRAHSDSEDPSTPGV; translated from the coding sequence ATGGACATCCCACTGAGAAGCACTAGGAAGTACCTTTTCAAAAAAACAGACCTGTTGAGATTAAGGGAGCTAGCATCTTTAGTAAGTGATCCAGTTGATTTTCAAGCTCATCATGGGAAGTTGCTCAGAATTCTTAGAGTAGATGTTGAGGAAGGATGCCTAGAGACCCTGGTTCAGTTCTATGACCCGCTCTACCATTGCTTCACATTTCCCGATTACCAGCTTGTCCCCACACTTGAAGAGTACTCCTACCTAGTGGGTTTACCTGTGCCAGACAAGATACCTTTCCATGGTTTTGAGCCTACCCCTAAACCCTCTGACATCGCAGCCGCCCTCCATCTTAAAACCTCTATCATCCAAGCAAACCTTACCTCTAAGGGAGGCCTCCAAGGTCTTCCCACCCACTTCCTCTACCAACAAGCCTCTATATTTGCTGAAGCAGCTAGCATACTTGCCTTCCATTCCATCCTAGCCCTCCTTATATATGGCCTTTTACTCTTCCCAAATATTGACAACTTCATCGATATCAATGCCATTAAAATCTTTCTTACAAAGAACCCCGTACCCACTCTACTCGCCGATACCTACCATTCTATCCATGACCGTACCCAGGCTGGCCGTGGAACCATTTCTTGTTGTGCACCTTTACTCTATCAGTGGTTTACCTTCCACTTACCTCAATCCCGTGCCTTCAAGACCAATGATGATAAGCTTTCTTGGCCTCGCCGAATCATGACTCTTGACCCATCTGACATTGTTTGGTACCAAGCAGCTAGTGATGTTGGAGAGATTATTGTGAGTTGTGGTGAATACCCCAACGTACCTCTTTTGGGTATGCGTGGCGGAATTAGCTACAACCCGCTTCTCGCTCGACGACAATTTGGGTACCCGATAAAGACAAAACCAAACAACCTTGCCTTGACTAATGAATTCTATCTTAACCATGGAGATCACTCGAACAAAAGGGAAAGATTCGCGCAAGCTTGGAGCGCTATCCGCAGACTCAACAGAAGTCAGTTGGGAAAGAAATCAGACTATGTGCACGAATCTTATACCCAGTGGGTTATTGATAGGACCAAGAGCTTTGGCCTACCCTACCGCTTACCCAGATACCTATCGTCCACCATCCCACCATCATCCTTGCCTATCCCCTTTGATACTAAGGAAGAGTTTCATGAACAATTAACCAAAGAAAggcaagaaaaagaaacttgGAAGAGGAGATACCAGGGGCTCGAGCAAGAGAATGAGATTTTGAAGGGGAAGATAGCCCAACAGAGCCGTGAGCTTTTTATCCAGAACCAGAGGATGATTGAGAAGGACGACTTGCTTCGTCGGAAAGACGCTTTGCTCCACCGAGATGCTAGAAGGAAGAGGAGGTTTATGGATTTGTTCTCCCGTGCACATTCAGATTCCGAGGATCCATCTACTCCGGGAGTTTGA
- the LOC121172861 gene encoding uncharacterized protein, with protein sequence MHHVAFVVSKSSLTLCSLLHEGGESINRRPRKVARRILHKPTRIYNTRANRKRMDIVEQENQSLREEVATLREGMDRLTTMMSALLSAQNSQAAAATVEQPLVSTTPLSTVTSPPLFLPPGCTWGMPPPVCGSPQPAVSEVPPPFAQQSAPVPQPSTSFPQAAMTYSAPLIHTIQQEVEPIFQAENVVAFDKMEELQERFDGMQREVEALRGRDLFGKDACELCLVPNVTIPHKFKVPDFEKYKGNSCPRSHLVMYARKMSMYTDNHKLLIHFFQDSLTGAALKWYMNLDSASIRTFNDLGEAFIRQYKYNLDMAPDRDQLRAMTQKEKETFKEYAQRWREVAAQIVPPLEEREMTKIFLKTLSQFYYEKMVASAPTDFTEMVNMGVRLEEGVREGRLTGESVPAASNAKKFGGHFAKKKDQEVGMVAHGKPQQNFTPYRQVANVASAIPNPSYHQQRPHYPYPYPPQQYPPQQYPPQQYPPQQYPPQQYHQPQYPQKQQNRPQPPQQPYHSQNRQKTTFDPIPMKYADLLPALLAKNLVQVRTPPRTPDVLPPWFRHDLTCAFHQGAPGHDVENCYVLKNEVQKLVRANLLSFKDQNPNVQANPLPNHGPAVNMIQDCDEDGVILNVQHVRTPLVPIHIKMCEAALFDHDHAACEICPVNVKGCPKVQEDVQGLIDSRELIITRKDKEVCVITPEFQRLEISYNSGESTTTPLVISLPGPMPYASLKAVPYKYSATMLEGGQEVPLPSLTPAVSVDNVANDGKVLRNGRVIPTLFAKKVNDPAVKQVTVNGPGTRKEVGQSNGTSKNSDHDEILKLIQKSEYKVVDQLLQTPSKISILSLLLNSEAHREALMKVLDQAFVERDVTVNQLDSIVGNITACNNLSFSDEELPEEGRNHNLALHISVNCKSDALSNVLVDTGSSLNVMAKSTLDQLSYRGPPMRRSGVVVKAFDGSRKYVIGEVDLPITIGPFVFQITFQVMDIQAAYSCLLGRPWIHGAGAVTSTLHQKLKFVRNGKLITVSGEEALLVSHLSAFSFIGADETEGTSFQGLTLEGKKPEKNEVSFATWKNAQKVVQEGTGVGWGKVVQLLESKNREGLGFASSAGSATNSVGSSSITSTFCSAGFINNSPEANAVLEDAPEEIVLAFVTPGKLVRNWDAVDIPSVVHASKLGIYEPVEHNNPALSPNYESPVYEAEEVEDDEIPEELARLLEYEKKTIQPHEELVEVINLGTEEDKKEVKIGASLEATVKRKVIELLKEYADVFAWSYQDMPGLDPRIVEHRLPLKPECPPVKQKLRRTRPDMALKIKEEVQKQIDAGFLVTSEYPQWLANIVPVPKRDGKVRMCVDYRDLNKASPKDDFPLPHIDVLVDSAAKSKVFSFMDGFSGYNQIKMAVEDREKTSFITPWGTFCYRVMPFGLINAGATYQRGMTTLFHDMMHKEIEVYVDDMIVKSGTEEEHVEYLLKMFQRLRKYQLRLNPNKCTFGVRSGKLLGFIVSQKGIEVDPDKVKAIREMPIPQTEKQVRGFLGRLNYISRFISHMTATCGPIFKLLRKDQGVVWTKDCQKAFDSIKNYLLEPPILIPPVEGRPLIMYLTVLEDSMGCVLGQQDETGRKEHAIYYLSKKFTDCESRYSLLEKTCCALAWAAKRLRHYMINHTTWLISKMDPIKYIFEKPALTGRIARWQMLLSEYDIEYRTRKAIKGSVLADHLAHQPIEDYQPIKFDFPDEEIMHLKMKDCDEPLLGEGPDPESRWGLIFDGAVNVFGNGIGAVIITPEGNHLPFAARLQFDCTNNVAEYEACILGIEKAIDLKIKNLDIYGDSALVINQIKGEWETRHPGLIPYKDYAKHLLTFFNKVELHHIPRDENQMADALATLSSMYEVSHRNNLPTIRIQRLERPAHVFAVEEVVDDKPWFHDIKCFLQSQEYPPEVSNKDRRTLRRLSGNFFLNGDVLYKRNFDMVLLRCVDKKEAEFLMHEIHEGSFGTHSNGHAMARKLLRAGYYWMSMETDCCKHARKCHKCQIYADRIHVPPTTLNVLSSPWPFSMWGIDMIGRIEPKASNGHRFILVAIDYFTKWVEAASYANVTKQVVVRFIKNQIICRYGVPNRIITDNGTNLNNKMMKDLCEEFKIEHHNSSPYRPQMNGAVEAANKNIKKIVQKMVVTYKDWHEMLPYALHGYRTSVRTSTGATPFSLVYGMEAVLPVEVEIPSMRVLMEAQLSEAEWCQSRYDQLNLIEEKRMKALCHGQLYQQRMKQAFDKKVRPRVFQEGDLVLKKVLSFQPDSRGKWTPNYEGPYVVKRTFSGGALTLTTMDGDELPRPVNVDAVKKYFV encoded by the exons ATGCATCATGTTGCATTCGTGGTTTCTAAATCGAGTCTCACACTGTGTTCACTACTTCACGAAGGGGGGGAGTCAATCAACCGCCGCCCAAGGAAAGTGGCCCGACGAATTCTCCACAAACCCACCCGCATTTACAACACCAGGGCCAATCGGAAGAGGATGGATATAGTTGAACAAGAAAATCAGAGTCTCAGGGAGGAGGTTGCCACTTTACGAGAGGGAATGGATAGGTTGACGACCATGATGAGTGCACTCCTGTCAGCCCAGAACTCTCAAGCTGCCGCCGCTACTGTAGAGCAGCCCTTGGTGAGCACAACCCCGCTATCTACGGTGACTTCTCCACCCCTCTTTTTGCCTCCAGGTTGTACATGGGGAATGCCACCTCCAGTCTGTGGAAGCCCCCAGCCCGCTGTATCTGAAGTTCCACCGCCTTTTGCTCAGCAGTCAGCACCAGTTCCGCAACCCAGTACCTCTTTCCCCCAAGCTGCAATGACTTATTCAGCTCCACTGATTCACACTATTCAACAAGAGGTTGAACCAATTTTCCAAGCTGAAAATGTTGTAGCCTTCGACAAGATGGAAGAACTCCAAGAAAGATTTGATGGTATGCAAAGGGAAGTCGAAGCCCTCCGAGGAAGAGATCTGTTCGGGAAGGACGCCTGTGAATTATGCTTGGTCCCAAATGTTACTATCCCTcacaagttcaaggtgccagacttcGAGAAGTATAAAGGGAACTCTTGTCCCCGCAGTCACTTGGTGATGTACGCGCGGAAAATGTCCATGTATACTGACAATCATAAGCTGCTtattcatttctttcaagacagcctAACTGGGGCCGCTCTGAAGTGGTATATGAATTTGGACAGTGCGAGCATTCGTACTTTCAATGACCTGGGTGAAGCGTTCATCCGGCAGTATAAGTACAATTTGGACATGGCCCCAGATCGTGATCAGCTCCGTGCGATGAcacaaaaagagaaggaaacgtTCAAGGAGTATGCCCAACGTTGGAGGGAAGTGGCTGCCCAGATTGTCCCGCCGTTGGAAGAAAGGGAAAtgaccaaaatatttttgaagacCCTGAGCCAGTTTTATTACGAGAAAATGGTTGCAAGTGCACCAACAGACTTCACCGAAATGGTCAACATGGGGGTGCGATTAGAGGAAGGTGTCCGAGAGGGACGTTTGACTGGGGAAAGTGTCCCTGCTGCAAGCAATGCCAAGAAGTTTGGAGGCCACTTTGCGAAGAAGAAAGATCAAGAGGTGGGGATGGTAGCTCATGGTAAGCCTCAGCAGAATTTCACCCCATATCGTCAGGTTGCGAATGTCGCATCCGCTATCCCAAACCCATCATATCACCAACAAAGGCCACATTACCCCTACCCATACCCTCCACAACAATACCCTCCACAACAATACCCTCCACAACAATACCCTCCACAACAATACCCTCCACAGCAATACCATCAGCCACAATACcctcaaaaacaacaaaatcgcCCGCAACCCCCCCAACAACCATATCACTCACAAAACCGCCAGAAAACAACCTTTGATCCAATCCCGATGAAATATGCTGACTTACTCCCCGCCCTGCTCGCCAAAAACCTTGTCCAGGTCAGAACACCCCCTCGTACACCAGATGTTTTACCTCCCTGGTTTCGTCATGATTTAACCTGCGCTTTCCACCAAGGGGCCCCAGGTCATGACGTTGAAAACTGCTATGTCCTGAAGAATGAAGTGCAAAAACTAGTCCGGGCCAACTTGCTATCCTTTAAAGATCAGAATCCCAATGTTCAGGCGAACCCTCTACCGAACCATGGGCCTGCTGTTAACATGATACAAGATTGTGATGAAGACGGTGTCATCCTGAACGTCCAGCACGTTCGAACTCCCCTGGTCCCAATACATATCAAGATGTGCGAGGCAGCTCTGTTTGACCATGATCATGCAGCGTGTGAAATATGTCCGGTGAATGTAAAAGGATGCCCTAAGGTACAAGAGGACGTACAAGGGCTGATAGACAGCAGAGAACTTATCATCACGAGGAAGGACAAAGAAGTGTGCGTCATCACCCCCGAGTTTCAGCGGTTGGAAATAAGCTATAACAGTGGGGAATCAACTACTACTCCCCTGGTGATTAGCTTGCCAGGACCTATGCCGTATGCTTCTCTAAAAGCGGTCCCTTACAAGTATAGTGCCACGATGTTGGAAGGTGGACAGGAGGTGCCTTTGCCCTCTCTAACTCCTGCGGTTTCTGTGGACAACGTTGCTAACGACGGTAAAGTTCTGAGGAATGGACGTGTTATCCCCACATTGTTTGCAAAGAAAGTGAATGATCCGGCAGTTAAACAGGTGACAGTGAACGGCCCCGGTACAAGGAAGGAAGTAGGCCAATCCAATGGGACTAGTAAGAATTCTGATCATGACGAAATTCTGAAACTGATCCAGAAGAGTGAGTATAAAGTAGTAGACCAGCTGCTGCAAACTCCCTCTAAGATATCCATTTTGTCTCTGCTATTGAACTCAGAAGCACACCGTGAGGCTCTAATGAAGGTGTTGGACCAAGCTTTTGTGGAGAGGGACGTGACTGTTAATCAATTGGACAGTATAGTAGGAAACATTACTGCCTGCAATAATTTGAGTTTTAGTGATGAAGAACTTCCTGAGGAGGGGAGGAACCACAATCTGGCGTTACATATATCGGTGAACTGCAAGTCAGATGCTCTGTCGAATGTACTTGTGGACACTGGTTCCTCATTGAATGTAATGGCCAAATCCACATTAGATCAACTTTCCTACCGGGGGCCTCCCATGAGAAGAAGCGGGGTGGTTGTCAAAGCGTTTGATGGATCAAGAAAGTATGTTATCGGGGAGGTTGATTTGCCCATTACAATTGGGCCGTTTGTTTTCCAAATTACATTCCAGGTGATGGATATCCAAGCCGCATACAGTTGCCTTTTGGGTAGGCCATGGATCCATGGAGCTGGGGCCGTGACGTCCACCTTGCATCAAAAGCTGAAGTTTGTCAGAAATGGGAAATTGATCACTGTGAGTGGAGAGGAAGCCTTGTTGGTTAGTCATTTGTCAGCTTTTTCCTTTATTGGTGCTGATGAAACAGAAGGAACCTCTTTCCAAGGCCTGACTTTAGAGGGTAAAAAGCCAGAGAAAAATGAAGTATCTTTTGCTACTTGGAAGAACGCACAAAAAGTGGTGCAGGAAGGAACAGGTGTAGGATGGGGAAAAGTTGTGCAGTTGCTGGAGAGTAAAAACCGTGAAGGACTGGGATTTGCTTCTTCTGCAGGATCCGCAACGAACAGTGTTGGATCAAGCTCCATTACTAGCACCTTTTGTAGCGCCGGGTTCATCAACAACTCGCCAGAAGCCAATGCTGTCTTGGAAGATGCTCCTGAAGAGATAGTGCTTGCATTTGTCACACCTGGAAAACTTGTTCGCAACTGGGACGCGGTTGACATCCCTTCAGTGGTTCATGCATCAAA ACTAGGCATTTATGAGCCCGTTGAACATAATAACCCTGCACTCTCTCCCAACTACGAATCTCCTGTCTACGAGGCTGAAGAGGTGGAGGATGATGAAATCCCGGAGGAACTTGCTCGGTTATtggaatatgaaaagaaaaccaTTCAGCCTCATGAGGAGTTAGTAGAGGTGATTAACTTGGGAACCGAGGAAGATAAGAAGGAAGTCAAGATTGGGGCATCGCTTGAGGCAACTGTCAAACGAAAGGTGATTGAATTACTCAAAGAATATGCCGATGTGTTCGCATGGTCGTACCAGGATATGCCCGGCTTGGATCCCCGTATTGTGGAGCACCGTTTGCCTTTGAAGCCCGAATGCCCACCGGTCAAGCAGAAATTGAGAAGAACTCGCCCTGACATGGCTCTCAAGATCAAAGAGGAAGTACAGAAGCAGATCGATGCAGGTTTTCTTGTCACATCAGAGTATCCTCAATGGTTAGCCAACATAGTGCCTGTTCCAAAGAGGGACGGCAAGGTCAGGATGTGCGTTGACTACCGGGATTTGAACAAGGCTAGTCCGAAAGATGACTTTCCTCTACCTCACATCGATGTATTGGTTGACAGCGCTGCAAAGTCCAAGGTCttctccttcatggacggtttctctgggtACAATCAGATCAAGATGGCAGTTGAAGATAGAGAAAAGACATCTTTCATCACGCCTTGGGGCACCTTTTGTTACAGGGTAATGCCCTTTGGGTTGATAAATGCAGGTGCCACTTACCAAAGAGGCATGACCACTCTCTTTCATGACATGATGCACAAAGAGATAGAAGTGTACGTGGATGATATGATTGTCAAGTCAGGCACTGAAGAAGAACATGTCGAGTACTTGCTGAAGATGTTTCAACGGCTGAGAAAGTACCAACTTCGACTGAATCCCAACAAATGTACCTTTGGTGTTAGATCTGGAAAACTCTTGGGTTTCATTGTCAGTCAGAAAGGCATCGAAGTAGATCCTGACAAGGTCAAGGCCATTAGAGAAATGCCGATTCCACAAACAGAGAAACAAGTGAGAGGTTTTCTTGGGCGTCTAAATTACATTTCTCGTTTCATCTCGCACATGACAGCCACTTGCGGACctatattcaagttgcttcgaAAAGATCAAGGGGTTGTTTGGACCAAAGATTGTCAAAAGGCTTTTGATAGTATCAAGAATTATCTGCTAGAACCTCCAATTCTTATACCGCCAGTCGAAGGAAGGCCTCTGATTATGTACTTGACTGTGTTAGAAGATTCTATGGGCTGTGTGCTCGGACAACAGGATGAGACCGGAAGGAAAGAACATGCCATCTACtacttgagcaagaagtttaccgatTGTGAGTCCAGGTACTCCCTACTtgagaaaacttgttgtgcactaGCTTGGGCTGCCAAGCGTCTTCGTCACTACATGATTAACCACACCACCTGGctaatatccaaaatggacccgatCAAGTATATCTTTGAGAAACCCGCTCTGACAGGAAGAATTGCTCGTTGGCAGATGTTGTTATCCGAGTATGATATCGAATACCGCACCCGGAAAGCAATTAAGGGAAGTGTTCTTGCTGATCATTTGGCTCACCAACCAATTGAGGACTATCAACCCATCAAGTTTGACTTTCCTGATGAAGAGATTATGCACTTGAAGATGAAGGATTGTGATGAACCATTGCTTGGAGAAGGTCCAGATCCCGAGTCTAGATGGGGTTTGATTTTTGATGGAGCCGTGAATGTCTTTGGCAATGGAATTGGGGCAGTTATTATCACTCCTGAAGGcaatcatctccctttcgctGCAAGGTTACAGTTTGATTGCACCAACAATGTGGCAGAGTATGAAGCATGTATCCTGGGCATTGAAAAAGCCATTGACTTGAAAATCAAGAACCTTGACATTTACGGGGATTCAGCTCTCGTAATCAACCAAAtcaaaggagaatgggaaactcgCCACCCCGGCTTGATTCCATACAAAGATTATGCGAAGCATTTGCTAACCTTCTTCAACAAAGTGGAGCTTCACCACATCCCTCGTGATGAGAACCAGATGGCAGATGCGTTAGCAACTTTATCCTCCATGTACGAAGTGAGTCACCGGAACAATTTGCCAACAATCAGAATTCAGCGCCTCGAGAGGCCCGCCCACGTGTTTGCAGTCGAAGAGGTTGTTGATGATAAGCCCTGGTTCCATGATATCAAGTGTTTCCTTCAAAGCCAGGAATATCCACCCGAAGTATCCAACAAAGACAGGAGAACTTTGAGAAGATTGTCTGGTAATTTCTTCCTAAATGGGGATGTTTTGTACAAAAGAAACTTTGACATGGTACTACTCAGGTGTGTAGATAAGAAAGAAGCAGAATTTTTGATGCATGAGATACATGAAGGCTCCTTTGGTACTCACTCCAATGGACATGCAATGGCAAGGAAGTTGTTGAGAGCAGGTTACTACTGGATGTCGATGGAGACAGATTGTTGCAAACACgcaaggaaatgccacaaatgccAGATTTATGCTGACAGAATTCATGTACCACCAACTACACTTAATGTTCTTTCTTCTCCGTGGCCCTTCTCTATGTGGGGCATCGATATGATTGGTAGAATCGAACCGAAGGCTTCAAACGGGCATCGTTTCATTCTAGTGGCTattgattacttcaccaagtgggttgAAGCAGCATCTTATGCAAATGTGACTAAGCAAGTTGTGGTCCGCTTTATCAAGAATCAGATCATCTGCCGTTATGGTGTGCCCAACAGAATCATTACAGATAATGGAACgaacttgaataacaagatgatgaaagATTTGTGTGAAGAGTTCAAGATTGAGCATCACAATTCCTCTCCTTACAGACCTCAGATGAATGGCGCAGTTGAAGCTGCaaacaagaatatcaagaagatagtGCAGAAGATGGTGGTCACATACAAAGACTGGCATGAGATGCTACCGTATGCTTTGCATGGGTATCGTACTTCAGTGCGTACTTCAACAGGGGCAACCCCCTTCTCTTTGGTGTATGgtatggaagcagtactccctgTGGAGGTTGAGATTCCATCGATGAGAGTTCTAATGGAGGCCCAGTTATCAGAAGCTGAATGGTGCCAAAGCAGATATGATCAGTTGAATCTAATTGAAGAAAAACGCATGAAAGCCTTGTGCCACGGACAACTTTATCAACAGAGGATGAAGCAGGCTTTCGACAAGAAGGTTCGTCCTCGTGTGTTTCAAGAAGGAGATCTTGTTCTCAAGAAGGTTTTATCTTTCCAACCCGACTCTAGGGGCAAGTGGACGCCTAATTACGAAGGCCCATATGTCGTCAAGAGAACTTTCTCTGGTGGTGCACTGACTCTTACGACTATGGATGGGGATGAGCTCCCTCGTCCCGTGAATGTGGATGCAGTCAAGAAATACTTtgtctaa